DNA from Amycolatopsis sp. DSM 110486:
GGTGTGGCAACGGGAGACGACACAAAAACGGGGGCCACCAAACGGCAGCCCCCGAACACCCACCACGGCCCGTCAAACGTCCCGGTCGCCGAGACGTCCACGCTCGTACAGATCGCAAGCCACACGCTCGATACGGCCCCAACTGCGCGACACAACCAGCGCCGCCTCGTCGCGGGCCTCGGCCTCGCTGTACCGGGTAAGCTTCCGCAACTTGCGGAAGTCCGCGCGATCGCGAGTACCGCCCACGCTCGCCCAGCGCCGAGCCTCGCGGCTGCCGTAACCGATGCCAGTCAGGAACCGGTACTGCGCTTCCTCTCCAGCGAGCAGCATGGCCACGAACCCCAGCTCCGACAGGCGTCCACCCGGTGACAGCTCCACGGTGTAGGTCACGCCATGGCCGCGGGCATCGAGAACGACCTTCCGGATCGTGCCCCCCGCGGCCTTG
Protein-coding regions in this window:
- a CDS encoding M50 family metallopeptidase, which translates into the protein MSWFQLSAGQLSGREKRSADTALTRAVSAHHEAGHAVAHKAAGGTIRKVVLDARGHGVTYTVELSPGGRLSELGFVAMLLAGEEAQYRFLTGIGYGSREARRWASVGGTRDRADFRKLRKLTRYSEAEARDEAALVVSRSWGRIERVACDLYERGRLGDRDV